The Plodia interpunctella isolate USDA-ARS_2022_Savannah chromosome 11, ilPloInte3.2, whole genome shotgun sequence genome includes a window with the following:
- the LOC128673922 gene encoding chaoptin-like — translation MVLGYGCARWALQKAALVACLLVGTLAPERLEPCATSPLCSCREAHMSCIAVPLHRFPDWPRMELQHLDISLSNLEVLTESALDGLRLQTLVLVANKLHYIELHSFSSMATTLASLDLGYNEFTEIPQQGLRDLKVLNWLNLQNNNIAHLGPEIRWHHLEETLTSISLSNNQITQLKSQSLTSLYRLVQLDLEGNYLRSIRPDSLPSTIKILKLSNNFLHELSCDLIFNLPKLQSLHVRHNFVKFDNNTSCSSSKNRRIEKLDLSNNKINDSSEIYVLLEVQIRQIILDLNELTFVPRLVFANNRVEKLSVSYNKLTSIHRDLFLSLKNSLEHLEVEHNKLSQLPDSLGQVARLRHLSLAYNQLDEAPPLPSRIQTLSLAGNFLTSIPSALQTLEPGSIRYLDLSYNRISNLLPNEFLDWSTSLGTINLRGNRIAQIYKNVFPPTMLVKEINLSFNDLYYIHPQSFSNITGSLHVLESSSTLFSGYFPFEIEGLENLSLLSFDNNDFHILKLSDLITFPFLKYLNLDYNRIVDIVIGENYQNISLPVSNIRLAYNFLSSIHIRTFTYMTNLRNLDLSYNRINNLTKHSFTNLPNLRYLSLAGNIIDSMEVETFANLPKLEILELQGNNLSYLSLNSFCNVSHPDVTFTLNVSRNHLRFIDGESTISVNILDGSYNELYEVPNNFFIAVESSIRQIILSHNKITYVSSEAFGDAIHLEILDLHKNGINTLRRKSFSELVSLQILDLSYNVISQLSVEQFYNLNKLRYLKLEHNSIRLLPRDVFKNTIIEHLDLSYNDISLFPVTALSQIGFTLRFLDLSNNRIEYLDSNIFRNTQFLLNLNLGNNLLTVLSDNTFSSVGGLRRLDLSSNSIKANFKELFHNLPNLRHLNLANVSLKSVPYLPLTNLTSLNLTSNYINSFKETDVKRLVNLRHLDLSHNRLTSLVPKMWFHLNNLNVLDISYNPIVRITPNSFKWLSNLSHLNLNGLKYLDIIDQDSFRPLISLRVLHLQSWSKINHSTFRLSNVTSSLPSLYKLIIHWADDTMDTQLHGIDARNIRYLEIKGVSLRRIADEAFESFSNNQEIFIRITETSLTKLPTAFMKHLGQIPQLGVDLSYNQITTVNPAIFYPNFTSWSQVATKLLSGGLILSGNPLRCECSLAWLGAWLRRWLQENEAGSELQRAVRSATCRDQLGRRVPLLQLRADEAECHASALSSDAQPNYTDIVYTLVAALWTILLR, via the exons ATGGTGTTGGGCTATGGTTGCGCGCGGTGGGCGCTCCAGAAAGCGGCGCTGGTGGCCTGCCTGTTGGTGGGCACACTGGCGCCCGAGCGACTGGAGCCTTGCGCGACCAGCCCGCTGTGCTCCTGCCGGGAGGCCCACATGTCCTGCATCGCTGTCCCACTCCACAGATTCCCAG ATTGGCCTCGCATGGAATTACAACACTTGGATATCAGCTTGTCAAATCTGGAAGTTCTGACAGAGAGTGCGCTGGACGGGTTGAGACTACAGACTTTAGTTTTAGTAGCaaacaaattacattacatcGAACTTCATTCTTTTAG TTCCATGGCTACGACGCTGGCCTCCCTAGACCTCGGATACAACGAATTCACTGAAATACCGCAACAAGGATTGAgagatttaaaagttttaaactgGTTGAATCTACAAAA CAATAATATTGCACATCTCGGACCAGAAATTCGATGGCACCACTTGGAAGAAACGCTGACGAGTATATCTTTGAGTAATAATCAAATAACCCAGCTGAAATCACAATCATTGACATCGCTGTATCGATTAGTACAATTAGACCTTGAAGGAAACTACTTAAGGAGTATCAGGCCAGATTCCCTCCCATCCACCATTAAAATTCTTAAACTTTCCAATAATTTTCTACACGAATTATCCtgtgatttaatatttaatcttCCTAAATTACAATCGTTACACGTACgacataattttgttaaattcgATAATAATACTTCATGTTCGAGCAGTAAAAATAGGAGAATTGAAAAGTTAGATTtaagtaataacaaaattaatgactCTTCGGAAATTTACGTGCTCCTGGAAGTGCAAATACGGCAAATAATACTAGATCTTAATGAACTTACCTTCGTACCGCGTTTGGTGTTCGCAAATAATCGAGTCGAGAAATTGTCAGTGTCgtacaataaattaacttcAATCCATCGGGACCTGTTCTTGTCATTGAAAAATTCACTGGAGCACTTGGAAGTGGAGCACAACAAATTGTCTCAGTTGCCGGACAGCTTAGGCCAGGTCGCGCGCCTCCGCCATTTATCTTTAGCTTACAACCAGCTGGACGAGGCGCCCCCCCTCCCGAGCCGCATCCAAACGCTCTCGCTCGCAGGCAACTTTTTAACTTCGATACCCTCCGCACTTCAAACGCTAGAGCCAGGATCCATTCGTTATCTCGACTTAAGCTACAACCGGATATCTAATTTGTTACCAAACGAATTCCTCGACTGGTCTACTTCTCTGGGGACTATCAACTTAAGAGGTAACAGGATTGCGCAGATTTATAAAAACGTTTTCCCCCCGACCATGCTCGTAAAAGAGATTAATTTGAGTTTTAAcgatttatattacatacaccCGCAGTCTTTCTCGAACATAACGGGCTCACTGCACGTGTTAGAGTCTTCTTCTACTCTATTCAGTGGATATTTTCCGTTCGAAATTGAAGGTCTTGAAAATCTTAGTTTGCTTTCGTTTGACAATAATGATTTCCATATTCTGAAACTATCCGACTTAATAACTTTTCCTTTtcttaaatatctaaatttagATTACAATCGTATTGTAGATATAGTTATAGgagaaaattatcaaaatatatccTTACCTGTAAGCAATATAAGACTtgcttacaattttttaagcTCTATACATATTCGCACGTTTACGTATATGACCAACTTAAGAAACTTAGATTTATCTTATAACCGAATCAATAACTTAACTAAGCACAGTTTCACAAACTTACCAAACTTGAGATATTTATCTCTTGCGGGTAACATAATCGATTCGATGGAAGTCGAGACCTTTGCTAATTTACCGAAACTGGAAATATTGGAGCTGCAGGGAAATAACTTATCGTATTTATCACTCAACTCGTTTTGCAATGTCTCGCATCCGGATGTAACATTCACTCTCAACGTGAGCAGAAACCACTTAAGATTTATAGACGGCGAATCTACTATTTCTGTGAATATACTAGACGGCTCCTACAATGAATTGTATGAAGTGccaaataatttctttatagCAGTAGAATCTTCTATACGACAAATCATTTTGTCTCATAACAAAATCACTTATGTGTCGAGTGAAGCTTTTGGCGATGCAATACACTTAGAAATTTTAGATTTGCACAAAAACGGTATAAACACATTAAGAAGAAAATCATTTTCTGAACTTGtatcattacaaatattagatctttcatataatgttatttcgCAACTGTCCGTagaacaattttacaatttaaataaattaaggtaTCTTAAATTGGAACATAATAGTATAAGATTACTGCCTAGAGACGTGTTTAAGAATACTATAATTGAACATCTAGACTTAAGCTATAATGACATATCTTTGTTTCCTGTCACAGCCCTTTCTCAAATAGGATTTACGCTGCGGTTCCTCGACCTATCCAACAACCGCATAGAGTACCTAGACAGTAATATATTTCGTAACACGCAATtcctattaaatttaaatctaggTAATAATTTGCTGACGGTATTGTCTGACAACACGTTCTCGAGCGTAGGGGGACTGCGCCGCCTGGACCTCAGCTCCAACTCAATAAAAGCAAACTTCAAGGAGCTGTTTCACAACCTTCCGAACTTGAGGCATTTGAATCTTGCAAATGTAAGCTTAAAGTCAGTGCCTTATCTACCTTTGACAAACTTAACTAGTCTCAATTTgacttcaaattacattaacAGTTTTAAAGAGACTGACGTAAAGCGGCTCGTGAATCTTCGACATTTAGATCTTAGTCATAATCGTCTTACCTCTTTAGTGCCAAAAATGTGGTTccatttgaataatttaaatgtcctCGATATATCATACAATCCTATTGTAAGAATCACGCCAAATAGTTTCAAATGGTTGAGTAACTTatctcatttaaatttaaacggGCTTAAGTACTTAGACATAATTGACCAAGATTCCTTCCGTCCCCTAATATCCTTGCGAGTACTGCATCTTCAATCGTGGTCTAAGATAAATCATTCTACTTTCCGCTTATCCAATGTAACATCTTCCCTTCCCTCCctgtacaaattaattatacactgGGCAGATGATACTATGGATACTCAGCTGCATGGAATAGATGCAAGAAATATACGATATTTGGAAATAAAGGGAGTTAGTCTCCGTAGAATAGCCGATGAAGCTTTTGAATCGTTTTCCAACAATCAAGAAATCTTCATTAGGATAACTGAGACTTCTTTGACGAAGCTGCCCACAGCGTTTATGAAACACTTGGGGCAAATCCCGCAGTTGGGAGTCGACCTAAGTTATAACCAAATAACAACAGTGAATCCAGCTATATTCTATCCAAATTTCACAAGCTGGAGCCAAGTCGCAACAAAATTGTTGTcag GTGGGCTGATCCTGAGCGGGAATCCGTTGCGGTGCGAGTGCTCGTTGGCGTGGCTGGGCGCGTGGCTGCGGCGCTGGCTGCAGGAGAACGAGGCGGGCAGCGAGCTACAGCGCGCGGTGCGCAGCGCCACCTGCCGGGACCAGCTCGGGCGGCGCGTGCCGCTGCTGCAGCTGCGCGCCGACGAGGCCGAGTGCCACGCCAGCGCGCTCTCCAGCGACGCGCAGCCCAACTACACCGATATCGTCTACACCCTTGTTGCGGCGCTCTGGACCATCCTTCTCAGATGA